One window from the genome of Saimiri boliviensis isolate mSaiBol1 chromosome 2, mSaiBol1.pri, whole genome shotgun sequence encodes:
- the LOC141582295 gene encoding uncharacterized protein LOC141582295: MSCMAAEALAVCTVPRATEAAGRHLWALAFRARENRRLPRPLSPGVSLHQVPCHDRLLANSVKGNKGRGEEEGERDRDRGRQRNRRRKEERDRGEEREREERQSEERQRQRRDRDRGRQRNRRRKEDRDRGGERERGETERGETETEERQEKRRDRDRGETERRDRQRRDGRRGETETEERERGETETGETERRDRDRGETERRDRDRGETERRDRDRRDRERRDRDRGETERRDRDRREREERQRQRRDRDRGETERRDRRRDRRRGETETEERQRGETETEERREKRRDRQRRDRERRGRDRGEREERQRQRRDGRRGETETEERQENRKEKRERGRERGQRGERKERHRERSHVEPPPFLLPASSTPLSWISSDWPQTTGSHSSLTQVCASTRPEAEAEWLWDREPVYAY, encoded by the exons ATGAGCTGCATGGCCGCAGAAGCCCTGGCCGTCTGCACAGTTCCACGAGCCACAGAGGCCGCCGGAAGACATTTGTGGGCCCTCGCGTTCCGCGCTCGCGAGAATAGAAGGCTGCCCAGACCTCTGAGTCCTGGCGTAAGCCTGCACCAGGTTCCCTGTCATGACAG GCTATTGGCAAATAGCGTGAAGGGAAacaaggggaggggagaagaagagggtgagagagacagagacagaggaagacagagaaacaggaggagaaaggaagaaagagacagaggggaggagagagagagagaggagagacagagcgaggagagacagagacagaggagagacagagacagaggaagacagagaaacaggaggagaaaggaagatagagacaggggaggagagagagagagaggagagacagagagaggagagacagagacagaggagagacaggagaagaggagagacagagacagaggagagacagagaggagagacagacagaggagagatggaagaagaggagagacagagacagaggagagagagagaggagagacagagacaggagagacagagaggagagacagagacagaggagagacagagaggagagaccgagacagaggagagacagagaggagagacagagacaggagagacagagagaggagagacagagacaggggagagacagagaggagagacagagacaggagagagagagaggagagacagagacagaggagagacagagacagaggagagacagagaggagagacagacggagagacaggagaagaggagagacagagacagaggagagacagagaggagagacagagacagaggagagacgggagaagaggagagacagacagaggagagacagagagaggagaggcagagacagaggagagagagaggagagacagagacagaggagagatgggagaagaggagagacagagacagaggagagacaggagaataggaaagagaagagagagagggggagagagagaggacagagaggagagagaaaggagagacacagagagaggtcCCACGTGGAGCCACCTCCATTTCTTCTACCCG CAAGTTCCACGCCTCTTTCATGGATATCGTCTGACTGGCCACAGACCACAGGAAGCCACAGCTCT
- the LOC101043289 gene encoding noelin: MSVPLLKIGVVLSTMAMITNWMSQTLPSLVGLNTTKLSAAGGGTLDRSTGVLPTNPEESWQVYSSAQDSEGRCICTVVAPQQTMCSRDARTKQLRQLLEKVQNMSQSIEVLDRRTQRDLQYVEKMENQMKGLESKFKQVEESHKQHLARQFKAIKAKMDELRPLIPVLEEYKADAKLVLQFKEEVQNLTSVLNELQEEIGAYDYDELQSRVSNLEERLRACMQKLACGKLTGISDPVTVKTSGSRFGSWMTDPLAPEGDNRVWYMDGYHNNRFVREYKSMVDFMNTDNFTSHRLPHPWSGTGQVVYNGSIYFNKFQSHIIIRFDLKTETILKTRSLDYAGYNNMYHYAWGGHSDIDLMVDESGLWAVYATNQNAGNIVVSRLDPVSLQTLQTWNTSYPKRSAGEAFIICGTLYVTNGYSGGTKVHYAYQTNASTYEYIDIPFQNKYSHISMLDYNPKDRALYAWNNGHQILYNVTLFHVIRSDEL; the protein is encoded by the exons ATGTCGGTGCCGCTGCTCAAGATCGGGGTCGTGCTGAGCACCATGGCCATGATCACCAACTGGATGTCCCAGACGCTGCCCTCGCTGGTGGGCCTCAACACCACCAAGCTCTCGGCGGCCGGCGGCGGGACGCTGGACCGCAGCACCGGC GTGCTGCCCACCAACCCTGAGGAGAGCTGGCAGGTGTACAGCTCTGCCCAGGACAGCGAGGGCAGGTGTATCTGCACAGTGGTTGCCCCACAGCAGACCATGTGTTCACGGGATGCCCGCACAAAACAGCTGAGGCAGCTATTGGAGAAG GTGCAGAACATGTCTCAATCCATAGAGGTCTTGGACAGGCGGACCCAGAGAGACTTGCAGTATGTGGAGAAGATGGAGAACCAGATGAAAGGACTGGAGTCCAAGTTCAAACAGGTGGAGGAGAGTCATAAGCAACACCTGGCCAGGCAGTTCAAG GCAATAAAAGCGAAAATGGATGAACTTAGGCCTTTGATCCCTGTGTTGGAAGAGTACAAGGCCGATGCCAAATTGGTATTGCAGTTTAAAGAGGAGGTCCAGAATCTGACGTCAGTGCTTAACGAGCTGCAAGAGGAAATTGGCGCCTATGACTACGATGAACTTCAGAGCAGAGTGTCCAATCTTGAAGAAAGGCTCCGTGCATGCATGCAAAAACTAG CTTGCGGGAAGTTGACGGGCATCAGTGACCCCGTGACAGTCAAGACCTCCGGCTCAAGGTTCGGATCCTGGATGACAGACCCTCTCGCCCCCGAAGGCGATAACCGG GTGTGGTACATGGATGGCTATCACAACAACCGCTTCGTGCGTGAGTACAAGTCCATGGTGGACTTCATGAACACGGACAATTTCACCTCGCACCGCCTCCCCCACCCCTGGTCGGGCACAGGGCAGGTGGTGTACAACGGGTCCATCTATTTCAACAAGTTCCAGAGCCACATCATCATCAGGTTCGACCTGAAGACGGAGACCATCCTCAAGACCCGCAGCCTGGACTATGCCGGCTATAACAACATGTACCACTACGCCTGGGGCGGCCACTCGGACATCGACCTCATGGTGGACGAGAGCGGGCTGTGGGCCGTGTACGCCACCAACCAGAACGCCGGCAACATCGTGGTCAGCAGGCTGGACCCCGTGTCCCTGCAGACGCTGCAGACGTGGAACACGAGCTACCCCAAGCGCAGCGCCGGAGAGGCCTTCATCATCTGCGGCACGCTGTACGTCACCAACGGCTACTCAGGGGGCACCAAGGTCCACTACGCCTACCAAACCAACGCCTCCACCTACGAGTACATCGACATCCCCTTCCAGAACAAATACTCCCACATCTCCATGCTGGACTACAACCCCAAGGACCGCGCGCTGTACGCCTGGAACAACGGCCACCAGATCCTCTACAATGTGACCCTCTTCCACGTCATCCGCTCTGACGAGTTGTAG